The Mustela nigripes isolate SB6536 chromosome 4, MUSNIG.SB6536, whole genome shotgun sequence genome includes a window with the following:
- the MRPS16 gene encoding small ribosomal subunit protein bS16m — protein sequence MVQLTTVLCKAYRGGHLTIRLALSGCTNRPFYRIVAAHNKCPRDGRFVEQLGSYDPLPNSHGEKIVALNLERIRHWIGCGAHLSKPVEKLLGLSGFFPLHPMMITNAERLRRKRAREVLLASQKTDTEATEAKTS from the exons ATGGTCCAGCTCA CTACTGTCCTGTGCAAAGCCTATCGTGGAGGCCATTTAACCATCCGTCTTGCCCTGAGTGGGTGTACCAACCGGCCTTTCTACCGCATTGTGGCTGCTCACAACAAATGTCCCAGGGATGGCCGTTTCGTGGAGCAGCTGGGCTCCTATGATCCACTGCCCAACAGTCATGGAGAGAAAATCGTTGCTCTCAACCTAGAACGGATTCGGCATTGGATTGGCTGTGGGGCCCACCTCTCTAAGCCTGTGGAGAAGCTTCTGG GTCTTTCTGGCTTTTTCCCTCTGCATCCCATGATGATCACAAATGCCGAGAGGCTGCGAAGGAAACGGGCACGCGAAGTCCTCTTAGCATCTCAGAAAACAGATACAGAGGCTACAGAAGCAAAAACGAGCTGA